From a region of the Mustelus asterias unplaced genomic scaffold, sMusAst1.hap1.1 HAP1_SCAFFOLD_2879, whole genome shotgun sequence genome:
- the LOC144490106 gene encoding acyl-coenzyme A thioesterase 5-like, which produces MTGFNLEYFEEAVNYLQKHPKVKGPGVGVIGSSKGADLALSMITFLPQVVASVCISGCNANTVCDLHYKNMHIPGLGYNLNHMIVLDSGILDMSNTLDNPNTYKDSIIPLEKAEGHILFVVGEDDKIWNSKYFAEEAIKRLQKHGKDNYELLSYPGAGHCIEPPCSPFLYAKVDRLFGRPVLLGGEALKHCQAQQDSWQKIQDFLRSHLC; this is translated from the coding sequence GTGAAGGGACCAGGTGTTGGAGTAATTGGATCTTCAAAAGGTGCAGACTTGGCTCTATCAATGATCACATTTTTACCACAGGTGGTGGCATCCGTCTGTATCTCTGGCTGTAATGCAAACACTGTATGTGACCTGCATTATAAAAATATGCAtatccccggcttgggttacaATTTAAATCACATGATTGTCTTGGACTCAGGAATTCTAGACATGTCCAATACACTTGACAACCCCAACACATACAAAGACAGCATCATCCCATTGGAAAAAGCTGAGGGCCACATCTTGTTTGTGGTAGGAGAGGATGACAAGATCTGGAACAGCAAGTACTTTGCTGAGGAAGCAATAAAAAGACTGCAAAAACACGGCAAAGACAACTATGAACTCCTCAGTTACCCAGGAGCTGGGCATTGCATTGAGCCTCCATGTTCTCCGTTTCTTTATGCCAAGGTTGACCGGTTGTTTGGACGTCCGGTGCTGTTGGGAGGAGAGGCACTGAAACACTGCCAAGCTCAACAAGATTCTTGGCAAAAGATTCAAGACTTCTTACGTTCACATCTATGTTAA